In the Mesorhizobium sp. WSM2240 genome, AATTTGATGCCGATATAGTCCCATCGGGAGTCATTTGCAAGAGTTGACGGATACCGCCAGACGATCTCGACGGAGAAACCCTCAAGCGATGCACCAATGCGCCTGCCGCATGACTGCGTTGCAGTCGCCGGCCTGACAAACCGTCCGGCAAGCGCCTATCTATGCTGCATCGCACAATGCGAAAGGAACACAGCATGTCATACCGTCAACAGCGCGCGCGACTGGGTGAACTGTTCACCGTCTTCGGCAACGCCATTGCGGCCGCATCCGCGGTCTCGCACGGCCGCCAGCCCGCAGCGGGCGATCTTCGCGGTCTCGGGATCGATCCCGAGCAGTTCCGCCGGATCAGCCGCTTCTAAACTTATCCGAGCGGCCCAATCCGCGGGCCGCGGAAGGTATCAATCCTCATCGCCGGCCAGTTGCGACAGAACCTTGCCCTTTCCACGCGCCCGCAGGATCATCGGCAGGATGACGGCGGTTGCGGCCAGGGCAAGCAGGACGATGGCGATTGGGGAAGCGACGAGAACGGTCAGGTCGCCTTGGCTGATCGCAAGCGCGCGGCGCAATTGCTGTTCGGCCATCGGGCCGAGTATCAGCCCGACGACCACCGGCGCGATCGGATAGCCGAAGCGCCTCAGCCCATATCCCATAAGACCGAACACCAGCAGCATGCCGAGTTCGAAGCTCGACGGGTTGGCTCCGATCGTGCCGAGCGTGGCGAACATCAGGATTCCGGCGTAAAGCCAATGAGTCGGGATAGACAGCAACCTGACCCACAGCCCTATCAGCGGCAAATTCAGCACCACAAGCATGAAGTTTGCGACCAGCAGACTGGCGATCAGGCCCCAGACAAGCTGCGGACTATTTGCAAAGAGCAGCGGCCCCGGCTGCAGGCCGAATTGCTGGAACCCCGCAAGCATGATTGCCGCCGTCGCGGTTGTCGGCAAGCCGAGCGTCAGCAACGGCACTAGCGTGCCGGCGGCAGACGCATTGTTTGCCGCCTCCGGCCCAGCGACGCCCTCAATGGCGCCATGGCCAAATTCCTCAGGCTTAGCGGTAAGCTGCTTTTCCATCGAATAGGAAAGGAAGGTGCCGATTTCAGCGCCGCCAGCCGGCATCGCCCCGATTGGAAAGCCGATAGCGGTGCCGCGCAGCCAAGGCTTCCATGAACGCGCCCAGTCCTCGCGGTTCATCCACACCGAGCCTTTCACCGGTTCAATCTTCTGTTCGCGGGCACTCTTGGTAGCCGCCACGCTCAATGCTTCTCCGACCGCAAACAACGCGACTGCCAGCGTCGTCACCTCGATGCCGTCCAAAAGGTCGGGAATTCCGAACGCCAGCCGGGCCTGTCCGGTCTGGAGGTCGATGCCGATCAGTCCCAGCGTCAGACCAATAGCCAGCGCCGTAAGTCCACGCAGCGCCGAATCGCCGAAAGCCGCCGAGACGGTCATGAAGGCAAGCACCATCAGCGCGAAATATTCAGCCGGCCCGAACGACAGCGCGATGCTGACGATCCAGGGCGCGATGAAAGCCAGGCCGAGCGTGGCAATGAGCCCGGCGATAAAGGATCCAATCGCCGCCGTCGCAAGTGCTGGCCCACCACGTCCCGCCCTGGCCATTTTGTTGCCTTCGAGCGCAGTGACGATCGAAGCGCTTTCGCCCGGAGTATTAAGGAGGATCGACGTCGTCGAACCGCCATACATGCCGCCGTAATAGATGCCGGCGAACATGATCAGCGAACCCGCCGGATCCAGCTTGTAGGTGACGGGGAGCAGCAGCGCCACGGTGAGCGCAGGCCCGATGCCCGGCAACACGCCGACTGCGGTGCCAAGCGTCACGCCGACCAGTGCGTAAAACAGATTGATGGGCTCGAGAGCGACGAGCAGACCTTGCGCGAGCAGACCGAAAGTATCCATGCCTTCGTCCAACCTCGCCTAAAAAATGCGCTCAAGGGGACCGGCGGGCAGAGCAAGCTGCAGGCCTTTTGCGAAGACGAGCCAGATCGCCAAGGCAAGGACAATGCCGAGCGGAACCGTCATCCACAGCGGACCCTTGCCAAAACCACGCGCGGTGGCGGCAAAAAGCAGGCCGGTGGCGATGGAGAAGCCGACCGTTTTCAGGAGCAGCATCTGCGCGGCCAAACCTCCGACGATCCAGAGCATGGGCGGCAGGTTCTGCTCCTCACGCTCAGGAAAATCGCCGCGTATCGCCTCGTATGCCGTGCAGACAGCGAGCACGAACAGGCCGACTGCGATCACATACGGAAAAGTCGTTGGGCCGACGCGCGCGTAGGTAGCCGCGCCGCCCGTGGTGGCGGTGCTCCAGGCCACCACGGCCGCGACTACGGCCAAGATGGCGGCGATGACAAGCGCCGCCCGATCCGGGCGGCGCTCCTGACGTGGCTCTCCGCCCAGGCTCATTTGACCAGGCCGATGTCTTTCAGGATGGCCGAAGTCGCTTCGATGTCCTTGGCAAGCTGGGCCTTGAACTCGTCACCGGCGAGATAGGTGTTCGCCCAACCCTTGTCGGCGAGAATTTTCTTCCAGGATTCCGACATCACCATCTTCTCTATATCGGCGTTGATGGCGGCCTTCTGCTCGTCCGTGATGCCGGGAGCGGCCGCGACCATGCGCCAGTTCTGGATCGACACGTCGACGCCGCTCTCCTTGAAGGTCGGTGCGTCGATGCCTTCAACCCTCTCGTCGCTCGAAATGCCGATGATGCGTAGCGCGCCGGCCTCGATCTGCGAGGCGAATTCGCCGTAGCCAGAAATGCCGACCGTAACCTGGCCGCCGAGAATGGCCGCAAGCGCTTCGCCGCCGCCGGAGAAGGCGATGTAGTTGACCTTGGTCGGGTCTACGCCGACAGCTTTGGCGATCAGCCCAGCCGTGATGTGGTCGGTGCCGCCAGCCGAACCACCGCCCCACGACACCGCGCCGGGATCGGCCTTCAGCTTTTCTACCAGCCCGGCCATGTCCTGGATGTCGGACGCCGCCGGAACCACGATAGCTTCGTATTCGCCGGTCAGGCGGGCGATCGGCGTTACCTGTTCGAGGGTCACCGGAGAGGCGTTGGTTAGGATCGCGCCGACCATGACGTAACCGCCGACGATCAGTTGCGACGGGTCGCCACTGGCCTGGTTGACGAACTGGGCAAGCCCGATCGTGCCGCCTGCGCCGGGGACGTTGATCACCTGCACGTTGCCGGAGATATTCTCGTCCTGTAGCGCTGTCTGCATGGCGCGCGCAGTCTGGTCCCAACCGCCGCCGGGAGCCGCCGGCGCCATGATCTTATAGTCGGCCGCATGAGCCGGCAGCGCTAGAAAAGCGCCGAGCACGGACGCGAGTACGAAATGTTTCACTGAGTTTCCTCCTTCTGTTCGCCTGCCTTCGAAGAGACAGCGTCATTGTGGCTATCGCGCCGGAGTGCACGGCAAGCGCCGACGCTCCTCGCTTCCGGTTTGGAAGCCTCGTACCGCCCCGCGCTGGCTTGCGAAGCCAGACGATGCGTCGAGGAAAAGAGCTTGAAGTCCTCCCAAACTTCTCAAGGTCTGGTCGCCTCCGGCAACCGACCGGGCATCACATCACCACACCAACCTGTCATCAGGCTGACACCTCGCCAGCATCTTGTCAGGTCGCTACTTACCCCGCAAGGCGTCGTTCCAGCGCTTGATCAGCCGGGTGCGCTTGACCTGGTCGAGATAAACCATCAGCCCGGGACTGACCGGCACCGGGCGCAATTGCGCGCCGAGATTGGCCTGCATGGTGTTTGCCGTGTTCTCGCCCGAAACGTCGGGATTGACGGCGGCGATCTGCAACTCCCGAGCCATTACCGCCTGGCCTTCCGCCGACATAAAATATTCGAGATATTTGCGGCCGAGATCGGGAGACCGCGCCGCAGCCGGAACCAGCCCGATCCGCGACATGACAACGGTGTAGTCCCTGGGCAGCACGATGCCGACATCCGGATCGCGTGACGCCCAGTCGGCTGCGTAGGAGCCGAGTATGTTGTAGCCCAGGACAAACCGGCCGTCGGCAATGCGCTCGAGAATCGCGGAACTGGTCGAATAGAGTTTGACGCCGGCAGCGCCCATCGCCCCGATTACCGACCAGATGTCGTCGAACTGCTCCTGATCGCGCGACATGAACATGAAGCCGACGCCAGAGCGTTCTATGTCGTAGGTGGCAATGCGGCCGAAGACCGCGTCGCCCTGGGCTTCCAGGAAATCCACGAACTGACGCCGCGTCGCCGGTGGCGCGGCGTGCCTGAAGCTTGGCTTGTGATAAACAAACACTGCCGGTTCAAAGGTCAGCGCATAGGCGGTGTTGCGCCAGTTGGCCCAGCGCGGCCAGCGAGCGCTCATCGGCAGATCGCTCCGCTGGGCATAGCCGTCGTTGGCGAGCTTGACCTGCAGGTCCATGGCCGAGGAGAACGCAATGTCGGCCGTTTCGCCTTGGCCATCGGTTTCGGCGACGATGCGGTCGTAGATGTCGACGGTCAGCAGGTCTTCATAGCGCACCGCGATCGCCGGATTGGCTCGCTGGAAGCCTTTGATCATCGCCTCCGCCAGCGGTGCGTCTAGCGATGAATAGACAGTAAGCGTGCGCGCTTCAGGGTCGCCATTGACGGCGGGAAACCGCGCGACATCCGCATATGCGGGACCGGGGCCGACTAGCAGAAATACGATGAGAGCGTGAAGCCGCATAGTCAGCCGACCATGCCGCATGCCGGCAGTGTTCACAAGTTCGGGCTGCGGTTCTAGGATGATGCGCGATAGGGGGGCCCTTGCGCATATTGGTCGTCGAAGACAATGCCACGCTGGCAAACGGCCTGGCCGCTGTGCTGAAAGGCAGCGGCTATGCGGTCGATATTGTCGGCGACGGGGCGTCGGCGATCGCGGTTTTGGCGACGGAGCGCTTCGATCTCGTCATCCTCGACCTCAATCTGCCGGAGCATGACGGGCTGGAGGTGCTGCGCATCATGCGGGCGCGCCAGCACGACGCCAGCGTGCTCATCCTGTCGGCCCGCGGCGCGTCGGACGACCGGGTCAAGGGGCTCAATCTCGGCGCCGACGATTATATGGCCAAGCCGTTCGACGTTGGGGAACTTGAAGCGCGGGTGCGCGCGCTGCTCAGGCGGCAAGCCGGCCAGAAGTCCGCGACGGTATCGTTCGGCGAGGTCTCGCTCGACCTCAACTCGCGCACCTTCTCGGCGGCTGGTGTCGCCATCGACATACCGGCTCGCGAAATCAGCCTGCTGGAGACGCTGTTCATGCGCGCCGGCAAGGTGGTGGCGAAGCAGTCGATCATCGAATCGCTTGCCGGCTTCGACGAGGATCTGAGCGCCAATGCAATCGAGCAGTACGTCAGCCGGCTGCGCAAGAGGCTGGCGCCACATGGCCTGACCGTCCGCACCGCGCGCGGCATCGGCTATTATCTCGAAAAGACCCAAGCCTCGTGACCGCCGGCTATTCGCTGCGCCGCAGGCTGCTCGTCTGGCTGCTTGTGCCGCTCGTGGCGATCGGCCTGATCGCGCTGCTCGATACCTATCGGGAGGCGGTGCGCACTGCCGATGCGGTTTCCGATCGGGTGCTCGCCGGCTCCGCGCTCGCCATCGCTGAACGCGTCGTCGTTGCCGAGGATGGCAGCCTGGAGGTTGATATCCCTTATGTCGCACTCGAAATGCTGACCTCGGCGGCGCAGGATCGGGTTTTCTACCGCGTCGACGGGCCGCCCGGCACTTTCATCACCGGCTATGAGAATCTGCCGACGATCTCGGGAGAGGTGCGGGGAAATCCGTCTTTCGCGGATGCGTCTTTCCGAGGCGATCCCATCCGGCTGGCGGCGCTGGCGCGATCGGCCTCAACGGGGGTGAGTTCAGTACCGTTCGTCGTAACGGTCGCTGAAACCACCATCGCACGCAGCCAGCTTGCCAACACGATCCTGTTGCGGTCGGCGGTTCGGCTGGCGATCCTGATCCTCGGAGCGGCGATCATCGTCTGGTTCGCGGTGACGGCCTCGCTCCGACCGCTCTATCGGCTGCGCGACGCAATCGCGGAGCGCAATCCGGGCGATCTGCATCCGATCGAGCAGCCGGCGCCAAACGAGGTGAAGGGGCTGGTCGAAGCCGTCAATTCCTTTATGGGCCGGCTGAGCGCAGCCATAGAGGCGCTGCGGCATTTCACCGGCAATGCAAGCCATCAGTTGCGCACCCCGCTGACCATCATCAGGACGCAGCTTGCGCTGTCGGCGCGGGCGGGTTCGCTGGACGAGGCGCGTGTGGCGGCCATGACTGGCGACGAAGCCGTCGCCCATGCCGAGCGAGTGCTGGCGCAACTGCTCCTGCTGGCCAAGATCGACGAGACGGCTTCCGAACGGCTGAAGCATCTGGTCCCGATTGATCTCACCCGGCTTGCGCAAGGCTGCACCGCCGACCGCATCGTTACTGCGCGGGCGGCCGGCATCGATCTCGGCTTCGAGGGAGTGGAGCCGGCTATGATCCGAGGCGAACCGCTGCTGCTGGCCGAACTGGTCGGGAACCTCATCGAGAATGCGATCGCCTATGCCGGCAACGGAGCCGAGGTCACCGTGCGTGTTGTGGTGGAAGACGCGGTCGTGCTGGAGGTGGAGGACAATGGGCCGGGCATTCCGCCCGGCCAGATGGAAACGGTGCGGCAGCGCTTTGCGCGCGGCAATGGCGGCATCAAACCCGGCGCTGGCCTCGGCCTGCCGATCGTGGAGGAGATCGCTGCGCTATTTGGCGCGAGACTTGAGCTTCTGACGCCCGATACTGGGCGCGGGCTGCTGGCGCGCGTTTCATTTGCTATCGCCAACGCAAGGTGCGCGATTTCGAAGGACTTGACCTGAAACTCGTAAACCCGTTTGAAGCAGGCATGTAAAACAGGCGCATCGCGCCGCGCCGCCGAACGGGACCATATGCCGCTTCGCATTATCTTCATGGGAACGCCGGATTTTTCCGTGCCGACGCTTCGGGCGCTTGCCGGAGCCGGCCACGAGATCGCGGCGGTCTACACCCAGCCGCCGCGGCCGGCCGGCCGCCGCGGGCTCGACCTGACACCATCGCCGGTGCAGCGCGAGGCCGAAAGACTGGGGCCTGCGGTTCGCACGCCGGTGTCGCTCAAAGGTGAAGCGGAGCAGACGGAATTTGCCGCGCTTCAAGCGGACGTGGCGGTGGTCGTCGCCTACGGTCTGCTGCTGCCGAAAACCATTCTGGAAGGCACGAGGCTTGGCTGCTGGAACGGCCATGCCTCGCTGCTGCCGCGCTGGCGAGGCGCTGCGCCTATCCAGCGCGCCATCATGGCCGGCGACCGCGAGACCGGCATGATGATCATGAAAATGGACGAGGGGCTGGATACCGGCCCGGTCGCCCTGGCCGAACGCGTGTCGATCGCGCCGGACATGACCGCCGGCGAGTTGCACGACCGCCTGATGACAATCGGCGCCGAACTGATGCCTGCTGCAATGTCCGCGCTGGAAAAGGGCGAGTTGACGCTGCGGCCGCAGGCGGCCGAAGGCGTGACTTATGCGCGCAAGATCGATAAAGCGGAAACGCGCATCAACTGGACGCTGGCAAACCAGCAGATCCACAACCATATTCGCGGCCTTTCGCCCTTTCCCGGGGCGTGGTGCGAAATGGAGATAACCGGCAAGGCCGAACGGCTGAAATTACTGCGCTCGACGCTCGCCGATGGGCAAGGCGAACCGGGCGAAATTCTCGACGAGCGGCTTACCGTCGGCTGTGGGGAGGGAGCGGTACGGCTGCTTGAACTTCAACGCGCGGGCGGCAAGCCCGTCACCGCCGAGCAATTCCTGCGCGGCGCAAAAACAATAAAAGGAATGAAACTCGCATGAGTATGATGTCGATCAGAACCGCAACGCCGAGGGATCGCGATGCAATCCGCCTC is a window encoding:
- a CDS encoding tripartite tricarboxylate transporter permease; this encodes MDTFGLLAQGLLVALEPINLFYALVGVTLGTAVGVLPGIGPALTVALLLPVTYKLDPAGSLIMFAGIYYGGMYGGSTTSILLNTPGESASIVTALEGNKMARAGRGGPALATAAIGSFIAGLIATLGLAFIAPWIVSIALSFGPAEYFALMVLAFMTVSAAFGDSALRGLTALAIGLTLGLIGIDLQTGQARLAFGIPDLLDGIEVTTLAVALFAVGEALSVAATKSAREQKIEPVKGSVWMNREDWARSWKPWLRGTAIGFPIGAMPAGGAEIGTFLSYSMEKQLTAKPEEFGHGAIEGVAGPEAANNASAAGTLVPLLTLGLPTTATAAIMLAGFQQFGLQPGPLLFANSPQLVWGLIASLLVANFMLVVLNLPLIGLWVRLLSIPTHWLYAGILMFATLGTIGANPSSFELGMLLVFGLMGYGLRRFGYPIAPVVVGLILGPMAEQQLRRALAISQGDLTVLVASPIAIVLLALAATAVILPMILRARGKGKVLSQLAGDED
- the fmt gene encoding methionyl-tRNA formyltransferase, giving the protein MPLRIIFMGTPDFSVPTLRALAGAGHEIAAVYTQPPRPAGRRGLDLTPSPVQREAERLGPAVRTPVSLKGEAEQTEFAALQADVAVVVAYGLLLPKTILEGTRLGCWNGHASLLPRWRGAAPIQRAIMAGDRETGMMIMKMDEGLDTGPVALAERVSIAPDMTAGELHDRLMTIGAELMPAAMSALEKGELTLRPQAAEGVTYARKIDKAETRINWTLANQQIHNHIRGLSPFPGAWCEMEITGKAERLKLLRSTLADGQGEPGEILDERLTVGCGEGAVRLLELQRAGGKPVTAEQFLRGAKTIKGMKLA
- a CDS encoding tripartite tricarboxylate transporter TctB family protein, whose product is MSLGGEPRQERRPDRAALVIAAILAVVAAVVAWSTATTGGAATYARVGPTTFPYVIAVGLFVLAVCTAYEAIRGDFPEREEQNLPPMLWIVGGLAAQMLLLKTVGFSIATGLLFAATARGFGKGPLWMTVPLGIVLALAIWLVFAKGLQLALPAGPLERIF
- a CDS encoding sensor histidine kinase N-terminal domain-containing protein, which gives rise to MTAGYSLRRRLLVWLLVPLVAIGLIALLDTYREAVRTADAVSDRVLAGSALAIAERVVVAEDGSLEVDIPYVALEMLTSAAQDRVFYRVDGPPGTFITGYENLPTISGEVRGNPSFADASFRGDPIRLAALARSASTGVSSVPFVVTVAETTIARSQLANTILLRSAVRLAILILGAAIIVWFAVTASLRPLYRLRDAIAERNPGDLHPIEQPAPNEVKGLVEAVNSFMGRLSAAIEALRHFTGNASHQLRTPLTIIRTQLALSARAGSLDEARVAAMTGDEAVAHAERVLAQLLLLAKIDETASERLKHLVPIDLTRLAQGCTADRIVTARAAGIDLGFEGVEPAMIRGEPLLLAELVGNLIENAIAYAGNGAEVTVRVVVEDAVVLEVEDNGPGIPPGQMETVRQRFARGNGGIKPGAGLGLPIVEEIAALFGARLELLTPDTGRGLLARVSFAIANARCAISKDLT
- a CDS encoding ABC transporter substrate-binding protein, yielding MRLHALIVFLLVGPGPAYADVARFPAVNGDPEARTLTVYSSLDAPLAEAMIKGFQRANPAIAVRYEDLLTVDIYDRIVAETDGQGETADIAFSSAMDLQVKLANDGYAQRSDLPMSARWPRWANWRNTAYALTFEPAVFVYHKPSFRHAAPPATRRQFVDFLEAQGDAVFGRIATYDIERSGVGFMFMSRDQEQFDDIWSVIGAMGAAGVKLYSTSSAILERIADGRFVLGYNILGSYAADWASRDPDVGIVLPRDYTVVMSRIGLVPAAARSPDLGRKYLEYFMSAEGQAVMARELQIAAVNPDVSGENTANTMQANLGAQLRPVPVSPGLMVYLDQVKRTRLIKRWNDALRGK
- a CDS encoding tripartite tricarboxylate transporter substrate binding protein yields the protein MKHFVLASVLGAFLALPAHAADYKIMAPAAPGGGWDQTARAMQTALQDENISGNVQVINVPGAGGTIGLAQFVNQASGDPSQLIVGGYVMVGAILTNASPVTLEQVTPIARLTGEYEAIVVPAASDIQDMAGLVEKLKADPGAVSWGGGSAGGTDHITAGLIAKAVGVDPTKVNYIAFSGGGEALAAILGGQVTVGISGYGEFASQIEAGALRIIGISSDERVEGIDAPTFKESGVDVSIQNWRMVAAAPGITDEQKAAINADIEKMVMSESWKKILADKGWANTYLAGDEFKAQLAKDIEATSAILKDIGLVK
- a CDS encoding response regulator transcription factor, with amino-acid sequence MRILVVEDNATLANGLAAVLKGSGYAVDIVGDGASAIAVLATERFDLVILDLNLPEHDGLEVLRIMRARQHDASVLILSARGASDDRVKGLNLGADDYMAKPFDVGELEARVRALLRRQAGQKSATVSFGEVSLDLNSRTFSAAGVAIDIPAREISLLETLFMRAGKVVAKQSIIESLAGFDEDLSANAIEQYVSRLRKRLAPHGLTVRTARGIGYYLEKTQAS